The stretch of DNA AACCATTACTATGGATATTGATTTCACCGAAAAACGTATTGTCATTGAAATCGGAGACATAGGCTTGTTTGATGATGCGCTCCGCAAGGAAAAAGTAGAAAAAGACATCAAAGACATCATAAAGGAAAAACAAAAGGGGGGATTAGGCCTCAAACTCATCTATTCCATTATGGATATTGTGACCTTCTACACCAAAGACAACAAGAGCTATTGTATGATGGTCAAGCTGTTTTGATTACTCCTTGTCATCTTCATTGCTCCCATACCACTTCAGCATCGTTGTTGTACCATTCAGGTATTTTATCCCGATAGCGCTCTTCCACAACTGCTCGTCTTATCTTCATGCTTGGAGTCAGCGCATTATTTTCTACTGTCCATGCTTCTTTTACTACAACAATTTTTTTTAATCTTTCATGCGACTCCAGAGATGCATTAACCTCTTTCAGAGTGGAGCAAAGACTTGCCTCCACCATCTGGCCAGCTTGTTTGCGTCCGCCTTCGGACAACACCGCCAGAGCAATCGGCTGGGGCAACCCTGAACCTATTACACATACCTGCTCAATGAGCTGATTCTTTAGCACATGCATTTCAATAGGCGCAGGGGCTACGTACTTGCCCTTTTCGGTTTTAAAAATTTCTTTAATTCTTCCGGTTATTTTTACAAAACCTTCCGGATCTACAACAGCCGTATCTCCGGTATGCAACCATCCGTCTTTCAGCACCTGAGCCGTTAGTTCGGGTTCCTTATAGTAGCCTGCCATGGTAGCTTCGGATTTCACAAGCAGTTCACCATGTTCGGTGACTTTTACTTCCACCCCCGGCAAGGGTTGACCGGCATAGCCGAACTTTACCTTGTCGCTCCGTGTAAGATGCGAGTACGCACAATTTTCCGTCATTGCATATACCTCCAGAATGCGGATACCCAGCCGGTCATACCAGTTTAATATCGAAACAGGAATGGGCGCAGCTCCGCTATAGAAATACAAGGTCTTATCCAGTCCCAGTTGCTTTTTTATTTTTTTCCTGACAAGTGCACCAATCAAAGGTATAGCCAGAAGACGGTCCAACTTGCGCTGGGGCAACTTTTCCAGAATGCCCATTTGGAATTTCACCCAGATGCGGGGAACTCCAAGAAATACTGTTGGTCTGGCATAACGAAGATTATCCAAAAATAAATCCAGCGATTCAGCAAAGTAAACTTCAGTGCCCAACCACAGGCTGTTGGCTTCAACAATCATGCGCTCGGCAATATGCGATAAAGGCAGGTAAGAAAACAAGCGGTGCCGCTGATTTCCCGGATTGATTACCGACAGGGCATTCTCTATGGCATAAGATAGGTTTTTGCAATACAGCATTACACCTTTCGGGTTTCCGGTAGTTCCAGAAGTGTACACTATGGTAAGCAGCTCATCCGCAGTTATCGGGTGATACTCCGGCAGCGGCTCTGTGTGTGCTAAAATATACTCCCATGTTACCCCCTCCTTCGGCCCGTAAAAGGGAAAAGAAATACAATGTACGTTTCCAGGAATACCTGGCTTCAAGGCGTTCCAGTCATCCAGCTTTCCGATAAAAAGCACTTTTGCCTCACTGTGCTCCAGAATGTAGCGCAGGGTTTTTGCCTGAATGTTGGGATACATCGGCACCGAAACATGTCCGCTGAACATTATAGCTAAATCAGCAAGTATCCAGTGCGCACAGTTTTTTGAAACAATTCCTATACGCGAACCTCTTGGCAGATTGAGCGAATGCAGATAAGCAGCCATTCGTTTCACTTCATCAGCTGCTTGCTGAAAAGTATACACATGCCAGCGGCCGGCAACAGGCTGGTGCAAATAACTGGCTTCCGGCATGCGGTTCACCTTATCCAGAAAGGCTTCCACCGGAGTTTTCATGAGCAAGGGATTTAAATTCTGAAGATACATATTTAATTTTATGGTTCAGCCATTTTTGGTAGGCTTCGCCTGAATACGACACAAAGAGGTTTTACCCCAGGCAGCATCTTTCAAAAACAGATGCGCTAACTTTGAACTGATGCCGGTAAATCTCGGTTTAACCCATTAAAATCATGCCCCATGCTTTACGTTTCAGAGCGTGCAAAAACGCAGATTGAAAAAATCCGAAACAAAGGAGAAGTTTCACCCGATCATTTTATACGTGTTTCGGTGGTAGCAGGCGGCTGTTCAGGTTTTACCTACAAGATGGATTTTGATACCCAGCTGAGGCCTGATGACCAGGTGTTTGAAGACAAAGGCATCAAGCTGGTTACTGACCCGAAAAGCTTTTTGTACCTGTACAATACTACCCTTGATTTTTCTGATGGCCTGGAAGGCAAGGGATTTCACTTCAACAACCCGAATGCCTCCCGTACCTGTGCCTGTGGCGAAAGCTTTGCCGTTTAGCCTGATTGTATATCCTTATTAACATCTGAAGAAGCGCTGGCAGCCGATGTATTACCGGCAGCAGGAGCTTCTGTATTTATATTTACGGAAGTCTGCTCTGCAGGGATACCCGGATGCTCCTTATTCTTGTCTGAAGCAGGAGCTTCTTCTACAATGCCTGTAAAAAACCAGCGTAGCAAGCCTGGGAAATAGAGGTTGTTGTATATGAGGATAACCAACCCCGAACAAAGTACAAGGCTTACCAGAACAACCGAATAGGCAAAATCACGAATGTATTCTCCGTCAGAAAGCCCCATCTGCAAAGGCAAAGACGCCAGAATAGCCGGAACAAGTCCTTTAGGCATCATGACTGACATTACCGAAAGATCAGTAAGCGGCATTTTGCTCCACACTGCGGCTCTCACCGACAGGGGGCGCAACAGCAGAATGAGCGCAACAGCCAGCGTGGCCAACGCATACAACTGAGGGATACCAAACCGGATGGATACTCCCAGATATACGAAGAAATAGGTTTGCAGAACGAAAGCGATTTCATCCAGAAATCCTTTTTCAATCGGAGCCGATTTTCGGTTATAAAACCATTTCTGCGGCAACACTCTCTTCAGTAGCTCTATATTACCCAGGGCAATACCGAAAGACAGGGCCGCAATGCCCCCATTCCATCCCAGGATGTCAGCAGTGCCCGATACCACAAAAAGTACAGCAAGATTTAAAATCGTGGAATTAGATGGTTGCGTGAGCCTTATCAATAGCACCCCCCATAGGACTGCTGCCAGCATACCCAGTAACAGAGCAAATAAAAATGACTGCCACAGGGCCGCAGCCATTGCTCCTGCAGAAAACACGCCTTCTTTCATGGCGCTAAGCAGAGTTATACCCAACACCAGACAGAGCACATCCGTCAATGCAGATTCCAAAAGCAGGATAGCCGACCCCTTCTGGTTCATTTTTATCTGGTTAATCATCGGGATAACCACAGCCGATGAAGTGCCCCCCAGAATAGCCCCGATGAAGGAGGCTTCCAGCCATCCGGAGGCGCCCCCCATATAGGCTAATCCCGAAATAATACCTGCGGTGAACAGAAAATTCATAAGGCCAAAGATCAGGGAAGGCCCTACGGCCTGCCCAAGCTCTTTCAGCTTCAGATTGATTCCGCTGACGAAGATGATGATGATAAGGGTAAGATTAGTAAATACCGGACCTATTTTACCGAAATGCTCCAGTTTCACCAGGTGCAGCACAGGGCCAATGAGAATACCTACCAGCGTCAGGAGGAGTGCGTTGGGAATACGGATTCTGTCAAATAGCTCATGCAGCACATGTGCCCCGATAATCAGTACACCCAGAAAGATTATAACAAGCGGGAGTTCCATATTATCATCCCGTTATTTATATTAAGCACGCTTAGTATGCTGCTCATAAAAGAGCGGAAAGTTGGCGGTTAATTTTTTCACTTCAGCGTGGATGCGGCTCTGGCGTTTGGTATCATCGGGATGCGAAATAATCTCGTCAATCCAGTCAGCAATGATGTACATTTCAGCCTCTTTCATGCCGCGTGTGGTGACGGCAGCCGTGCCCAGCCTGATACCGGAAGTAACCATGGGAGACCTATCATCAAAAGGCACCATGTTTTTATTTACCGTAATGCCCGCAGCTCCCAGAGCTGCCTCCGCCACCTTACCGGTTGTACCCTTTGAACGCAGGTCAATCAACATGAGATGATTGTCCGTGCCTCCGGAAATCACCTCATAGCCTTTTTCTACAAAAGCCCTTGCCAGAGTGTGTGCATTTTGCTTTACCTGTCGGATGTATGCCTTATAGCTATCGCTTAACGCTTCATAAAATGCTACAGCTTTAGCGGCAATGACATGTTCCAACGGTCCGCCCTGTGTGCCCGGAAAAACAGCTGAATCAATCACCGATGACATCATGCGTATTTCTCCTTTGGGACTTTTAATTCCCAGCGGATTTTCATAGTCTTTGCCAAGTAAAATGATGCCCCCGCGCGGGCCTCTCAGAGTTTTGTGCGTGGTGGATGTTACTACATGACAGTATTCCAGCGGATTGTTTAACATACCACAGGCAATAAGACCTGCGGGATGTGCAATGTCGGCCATCAACAGGGCGCCTACGCTATCGGCAATTTCCCTGAACCTGGCATAATCCCAATCGCGCGAATAGGCTGATGCTCCGCAGATAATCAGTTTGGGCTTTTCCCGTTCTGCGATTGCAGCTACCTCATCCATGCTGACACGTCCTGTTTGCCTGTCCACACCATAGAAAACCGCCTCATATAACTTACCGGAAAAGTTAACCGGTGAGCCATGGGTAAGGTGGCCTCCATGGGACAGATTAAATCCCATAATCTTATCACCCGGCTTCAACAGAGCTAGCATAACCGCTGCATTGGCCTGAGCTCCAGAATGCGGCTGCACATTGGCATATGCGGCTCCAAAAAGCTGCTTGACCCGATCAATGGCAAGTTGTTCAGCCTCATCAATAAATTCACAGCCTCCGTAATATCTTTTTCCGGGATAGCCTTCGGCATATTTGTTGGTTAATACAGACCCCATAGCTTCCATTACCTGCGCACTGACAAAATTCTCAGAAGCAATCAGCTCAATGCCGGTAAGCTGCCTGTTTTTTTCCTTCTCAATAATCTCAAATATGCGGGTATCCCTATTCATAACAAGGTTGCTCTTGGAAGCAGCAAAGGTAATTTACT from Chitinophagales bacterium encodes:
- a CDS encoding AMP-binding protein; its protein translation is MYLQNLNPLLMKTPVEAFLDKVNRMPEASYLHQPVAGRWHVYTFQQAADEVKRMAAYLHSLNLPRGSRIGIVSKNCAHWILADLAIMFSGHVSVPMYPNIQAKTLRYILEHSEAKVLFIGKLDDWNALKPGIPGNVHCISFPFYGPKEGVTWEYILAHTEPLPEYHPITADELLTIVYTSGTTGNPKGVMLYCKNLSYAIENALSVINPGNQRHRLFSYLPLSHIAERMIVEANSLWLGTEVYFAESLDLFLDNLRYARPTVFLGVPRIWVKFQMGILEKLPQRKLDRLLAIPLIGALVRKKIKKQLGLDKTLYFYSGAAPIPVSILNWYDRLGIRILEVYAMTENCAYSHLTRSDKVKFGYAGQPLPGVEVKVTEHGELLVKSEATMAGYYKEPELTAQVLKDGWLHTGDTAVVDPEGFVKITGRIKEIFKTEKGKYVAPAPIEMHVLKNQLIEQVCVIGSGLPQPIALAVLSEGGRKQAGQMVEASLCSTLKEVNASLESHERLKKIVVVKEAWTVENNALTPSMKIRRAVVEERYRDKIPEWYNNDAEVVWEQ
- the sufA gene encoding iron-sulfur-binding protein — encoded protein: MLYVSERAKTQIEKIRNKGEVSPDHFIRVSVVAGGCSGFTYKMDFDTQLRPDDQVFEDKGIKLVTDPKSFLYLYNTTLDFSDGLEGKGFHFNNPNASRTCACGESFAV
- a CDS encoding sodium:proton antiporter → MELPLVIIFLGVLIIGAHVLHELFDRIRIPNALLLTLVGILIGPVLHLVKLEHFGKIGPVFTNLTLIIIIFVSGINLKLKELGQAVGPSLIFGLMNFLFTAGIISGLAYMGGASGWLEASFIGAILGGTSSAVVIPMINQIKMNQKGSAILLLESALTDVLCLVLGITLLSAMKEGVFSAGAMAAALWQSFLFALLLGMLAAVLWGVLLIRLTQPSNSTILNLAVLFVVSGTADILGWNGGIAALSFGIALGNIELLKRVLPQKWFYNRKSAPIEKGFLDEIAFVLQTYFFVYLGVSIRFGIPQLYALATLAVALILLLRPLSVRAAVWSKMPLTDLSVMSVMMPKGLVPAILASLPLQMGLSDGEYIRDFAYSVVLVSLVLCSGLVILIYNNLYFPGLLRWFFTGIVEEAPASDKNKEHPGIPAEQTSVNINTEAPAAGNTSAASASSDVNKDIQSG
- the glyA gene encoding serine hydroxymethyltransferase, which translates into the protein MNRDTRIFEIIEKEKNRQLTGIELIASENFVSAQVMEAMGSVLTNKYAEGYPGKRYYGGCEFIDEAEQLAIDRVKQLFGAAYANVQPHSGAQANAAVMLALLKPGDKIMGFNLSHGGHLTHGSPVNFSGKLYEAVFYGVDRQTGRVSMDEVAAIAEREKPKLIICGASAYSRDWDYARFREIADSVGALLMADIAHPAGLIACGMLNNPLEYCHVVTSTTHKTLRGPRGGIILLGKDYENPLGIKSPKGEIRMMSSVIDSAVFPGTQGGPLEHVIAAKAVAFYEALSDSYKAYIRQVKQNAHTLARAFVEKGYEVISGGTDNHLMLIDLRSKGTTGKVAEAALGAAGITVNKNMVPFDDRSPMVTSGIRLGTAAVTTRGMKEAEMYIIADWIDEIISHPDDTKRQSRIHAEVKKLTANFPLFYEQHTKRA